The Myxocyprinus asiaticus isolate MX2 ecotype Aquarium Trade chromosome 31, UBuf_Myxa_2, whole genome shotgun sequence genome has a segment encoding these proteins:
- the LOC127421824 gene encoding protein Smaug homolog 2-like isoform X1 has protein sequence MMFRDQVGILTDWFKGWNECEQTVALLSLLKRVSRTQARFLHIYLDHWLADCTEIHILEAEANNAAIVSQWQQEPKEKAVSLLLSHLPLLQPRNSEAKCEYMNLLQKVLSHTIESSLFVEESRQLLSYALIHPATTLDDRNSLAMWLNHLEEHLSSRPPPPGPYHHARQGSDEWPGSAESLEPSYNWQENLPSTCSSPAGQNGHMPFPGTGGVTSPVNNSSNTAGFSGQVQPSPMKPSMSLTPVNQPACCSDWLNQDEGGGCQGVAGAEHAPLSPQSSVASSGSEQTEEQSNTRNTFHEDGSGMKDVPVWLKSLRLHKYASLFSQMTYEEMMILTEQHLESHNVTKGARHKIALSIQKLRERQSILKSLEKDILEGGNVRNALQELQQIIITPIKAYALPTAAQKEVEPGVIPGDKAANPGEEKETEGFQTHNPPPCDGESSPAPISDGDIAGQFTRVMGKVCTQLLVSRPDEENISCYLQLIEKCLTHEAFTETQKKRLLSWKQQVLKLLRLFPRKTMMDSGVYRRGWPAYGSNSLPTAGSVSAGLGRRGQRSFQMPPRGAPPPGRLGLMTAAGLTGVSPRHVLANPAAVTAQGRQNLWFGNPGGSNSMPSQSRSSVQRTHSLPVHTSPQTMLLFQQQECQVPGTDLEINPTLESLCLSMTEHALGDGMDRTSTI, from the exons CGATCGTCAGTCAGTGGCAGCAGGAGCCAAAAGAGAAAGCTGTGTCTCTCCTGCTCTCTCATCTCCCTCTGCTTCAGCCACGGAACAGCGAAGCCAAGTGTGAATACATGAACCTCCTGCAGAAGGTCTTGAGTCACACCATCGAGAGCAGCCTGTTTGTGGAGGAGAGCCGACAGCTGCTGTCTTACGCCCTCATTCACCCCGCCACCACCCTTGACGACCGGAACTCTCTCGCCATGTGGCTCAATCACCTGGAGGAGCATCTGTCCTCGCGGCCACCGCCGCCCGGACCATACCATCATGCCCGACAGGGCTCAGACGAGTGGCCGGGTTCTGCTGAGTCCCTGGAACCGTCGTACAACTGGCAGGAAAATCTGCCGTCCACATGCAGCTCGCCGGCTGGACAGAACGGACACATGCCTTTCCCTGGCACGGGTGGAGTGACCTCACCTGTCAACAACAGCAGCAACACCG CAGGATTCTCTGGTCAGGTTCAGCCAAGCCCAATGAAGCCCTCAATGTCACTCACACCTGTCAATCAGCCAGCCTGTTGCTCTGATTGGCTAAACCAGGATGAAGGGGGTGGATGTCAGGGTGTGGCTGGAGCAGAACATGCCCCTCTTTCACCCCAGAGCAGCGTTGCATCATCGGGGAGTGAACAGACGGAGGAACAGAGCAACACACGCAACACTTTCCATGAGGACGGCAGCGGAATGAAAG ATGTGCCCGTCTGGCTCAAGAGTCTTCGTCTGCATAAATATGCATCACTCTTTTCTCAGATGACCTACGAAGAAATGATGATTCTCACAGAGCAACACCTGGAGTCACAT AACGTTACAAAAGGAGCTCGACACAAGATCGCGCTGAGCATACAGAAACTCAGAGAACGCCAGAGCATCCTGAAATCTCTAGAAAAG gatattctggaaGGCGGGAATGTTCGGAATGCTTTACAAGAGCTCCAGCAGATCATCATCACGCCAATCAAAGCTTATGCCCTGCCCACTGCTGCCCAGAAAGAGGTGGAGCCTGGAGTTATACCTGGGGATAAAGCGGCCAATCCTGGCGAAGAGAAGGAAACAGAGGGGTTCCAGACCCACAATCCTCCACCGTGTGATGGAGAGTCTTCTCCTGCACCCATCTCTGATGGAGATATCGCTGGACAATTCACACGCGTGATGGGGAAag TGTGTACACAGTTGTTGGTGTCCAGGCCAGATGAGGAGAATATCAGCTGTTACCTGCAGCTCATAGAGAAATGTCTGACACATGAG GCGTTTACAGAGACGCAGAAGAAGAGGCTGTTGTCATGGAAACAGCAGGTGCTGAAGTTACTCCGCCTCTTCCCGCGGAAAACCATGATGGATAGCGGGGTGTACCGGAgagg GTGGCCGGCATACGGCTCCAACTCTCTGCCCACAGCTGGATCTGTGAGTGCAGGTTTGGGTCGCCGGGGTCAGAGGTCATTCCAGATGCCCCCGCGAGGAGCTCCTCCTCCCGGCCGCTTGGGGCTGATGACTGCTGCTGGTCTGACCGGAGTGTCACCGCGACACGTGCTAGCGAACCCCGCGGCCGTCACTGCACAGGGCCGACAG aaccTGTGGTTTGGGAATCCAGGAGGCAGTAACAGCATGCCGAGTCAGAGCAGAAGTTCTGTTCAGAGGACTCACTCACTTCCTGTGCACACATCTCCACAAACCATGCTCCTGTTCCAACAACAAG AATGCCAAGTTCCAGGGACGGATCTGGAGATCAACCCCACGCTGGAGTCACTGTGCCTCAGCATGACAGAGCATGCCTTAGGGG ATGGAATGGACAGAACATCGAcaatatga
- the LOC127421824 gene encoding protein Smaug homolog 2-like isoform X2: MMFRDQVGILTDWFKGWNECEQTVALLSLLKRVSRTQARFLHIYLDHWLADCTEIHILEAEANNAAIVSQWQQEPKEKAVSLLLSHLPLLQPRNSEAKCEYMNLLQKVLSHTIESSLFVEESRQLLSYALIHPATTLDDRNSLAMWLNHLEEHLSSRPPPPGPYHHARQGSDEWPGSAESLEPSYNWQENLPSTCSSPAGQNGHMPFPGTGGVTSPVNNSSNTGFSGQVQPSPMKPSMSLTPVNQPACCSDWLNQDEGGGCQGVAGAEHAPLSPQSSVASSGSEQTEEQSNTRNTFHEDGSGMKDVPVWLKSLRLHKYASLFSQMTYEEMMILTEQHLESHNVTKGARHKIALSIQKLRERQSILKSLEKDILEGGNVRNALQELQQIIITPIKAYALPTAAQKEVEPGVIPGDKAANPGEEKETEGFQTHNPPPCDGESSPAPISDGDIAGQFTRVMGKVCTQLLVSRPDEENISCYLQLIEKCLTHEAFTETQKKRLLSWKQQVLKLLRLFPRKTMMDSGVYRRGWPAYGSNSLPTAGSVSAGLGRRGQRSFQMPPRGAPPPGRLGLMTAAGLTGVSPRHVLANPAAVTAQGRQNLWFGNPGGSNSMPSQSRSSVQRTHSLPVHTSPQTMLLFQQQECQVPGTDLEINPTLESLCLSMTEHALGDGMDRTSTI, translated from the exons CGATCGTCAGTCAGTGGCAGCAGGAGCCAAAAGAGAAAGCTGTGTCTCTCCTGCTCTCTCATCTCCCTCTGCTTCAGCCACGGAACAGCGAAGCCAAGTGTGAATACATGAACCTCCTGCAGAAGGTCTTGAGTCACACCATCGAGAGCAGCCTGTTTGTGGAGGAGAGCCGACAGCTGCTGTCTTACGCCCTCATTCACCCCGCCACCACCCTTGACGACCGGAACTCTCTCGCCATGTGGCTCAATCACCTGGAGGAGCATCTGTCCTCGCGGCCACCGCCGCCCGGACCATACCATCATGCCCGACAGGGCTCAGACGAGTGGCCGGGTTCTGCTGAGTCCCTGGAACCGTCGTACAACTGGCAGGAAAATCTGCCGTCCACATGCAGCTCGCCGGCTGGACAGAACGGACACATGCCTTTCCCTGGCACGGGTGGAGTGACCTCACCTGTCAACAACAGCAGCAACACCG GATTCTCTGGTCAGGTTCAGCCAAGCCCAATGAAGCCCTCAATGTCACTCACACCTGTCAATCAGCCAGCCTGTTGCTCTGATTGGCTAAACCAGGATGAAGGGGGTGGATGTCAGGGTGTGGCTGGAGCAGAACATGCCCCTCTTTCACCCCAGAGCAGCGTTGCATCATCGGGGAGTGAACAGACGGAGGAACAGAGCAACACACGCAACACTTTCCATGAGGACGGCAGCGGAATGAAAG ATGTGCCCGTCTGGCTCAAGAGTCTTCGTCTGCATAAATATGCATCACTCTTTTCTCAGATGACCTACGAAGAAATGATGATTCTCACAGAGCAACACCTGGAGTCACAT AACGTTACAAAAGGAGCTCGACACAAGATCGCGCTGAGCATACAGAAACTCAGAGAACGCCAGAGCATCCTGAAATCTCTAGAAAAG gatattctggaaGGCGGGAATGTTCGGAATGCTTTACAAGAGCTCCAGCAGATCATCATCACGCCAATCAAAGCTTATGCCCTGCCCACTGCTGCCCAGAAAGAGGTGGAGCCTGGAGTTATACCTGGGGATAAAGCGGCCAATCCTGGCGAAGAGAAGGAAACAGAGGGGTTCCAGACCCACAATCCTCCACCGTGTGATGGAGAGTCTTCTCCTGCACCCATCTCTGATGGAGATATCGCTGGACAATTCACACGCGTGATGGGGAAag TGTGTACACAGTTGTTGGTGTCCAGGCCAGATGAGGAGAATATCAGCTGTTACCTGCAGCTCATAGAGAAATGTCTGACACATGAG GCGTTTACAGAGACGCAGAAGAAGAGGCTGTTGTCATGGAAACAGCAGGTGCTGAAGTTACTCCGCCTCTTCCCGCGGAAAACCATGATGGATAGCGGGGTGTACCGGAgagg GTGGCCGGCATACGGCTCCAACTCTCTGCCCACAGCTGGATCTGTGAGTGCAGGTTTGGGTCGCCGGGGTCAGAGGTCATTCCAGATGCCCCCGCGAGGAGCTCCTCCTCCCGGCCGCTTGGGGCTGATGACTGCTGCTGGTCTGACCGGAGTGTCACCGCGACACGTGCTAGCGAACCCCGCGGCCGTCACTGCACAGGGCCGACAG aaccTGTGGTTTGGGAATCCAGGAGGCAGTAACAGCATGCCGAGTCAGAGCAGAAGTTCTGTTCAGAGGACTCACTCACTTCCTGTGCACACATCTCCACAAACCATGCTCCTGTTCCAACAACAAG AATGCCAAGTTCCAGGGACGGATCTGGAGATCAACCCCACGCTGGAGTCACTGTGCCTCAGCATGACAGAGCATGCCTTAGGGG ATGGAATGGACAGAACATCGAcaatatga
- the LOC127421824 gene encoding protein Smaug homolog 2-like isoform X3 yields the protein MNLLQKVLSHTIESSLFVEESRQLLSYALIHPATTLDDRNSLAMWLNHLEEHLSSRPPPPGPYHHARQGSDEWPGSAESLEPSYNWQENLPSTCSSPAGQNGHMPFPGTGGVTSPVNNSSNTAGFSGQVQPSPMKPSMSLTPVNQPACCSDWLNQDEGGGCQGVAGAEHAPLSPQSSVASSGSEQTEEQSNTRNTFHEDGSGMKDVPVWLKSLRLHKYASLFSQMTYEEMMILTEQHLESHNVTKGARHKIALSIQKLRERQSILKSLEKDILEGGNVRNALQELQQIIITPIKAYALPTAAQKEVEPGVIPGDKAANPGEEKETEGFQTHNPPPCDGESSPAPISDGDIAGQFTRVMGKVCTQLLVSRPDEENISCYLQLIEKCLTHEAFTETQKKRLLSWKQQVLKLLRLFPRKTMMDSGVYRRGWPAYGSNSLPTAGSVSAGLGRRGQRSFQMPPRGAPPPGRLGLMTAAGLTGVSPRHVLANPAAVTAQGRQNLWFGNPGGSNSMPSQSRSSVQRTHSLPVHTSPQTMLLFQQQECQVPGTDLEINPTLESLCLSMTEHALGDGMDRTSTI from the exons ATGAACCTCCTGCAGAAGGTCTTGAGTCACACCATCGAGAGCAGCCTGTTTGTGGAGGAGAGCCGACAGCTGCTGTCTTACGCCCTCATTCACCCCGCCACCACCCTTGACGACCGGAACTCTCTCGCCATGTGGCTCAATCACCTGGAGGAGCATCTGTCCTCGCGGCCACCGCCGCCCGGACCATACCATCATGCCCGACAGGGCTCAGACGAGTGGCCGGGTTCTGCTGAGTCCCTGGAACCGTCGTACAACTGGCAGGAAAATCTGCCGTCCACATGCAGCTCGCCGGCTGGACAGAACGGACACATGCCTTTCCCTGGCACGGGTGGAGTGACCTCACCTGTCAACAACAGCAGCAACACCG CAGGATTCTCTGGTCAGGTTCAGCCAAGCCCAATGAAGCCCTCAATGTCACTCACACCTGTCAATCAGCCAGCCTGTTGCTCTGATTGGCTAAACCAGGATGAAGGGGGTGGATGTCAGGGTGTGGCTGGAGCAGAACATGCCCCTCTTTCACCCCAGAGCAGCGTTGCATCATCGGGGAGTGAACAGACGGAGGAACAGAGCAACACACGCAACACTTTCCATGAGGACGGCAGCGGAATGAAAG ATGTGCCCGTCTGGCTCAAGAGTCTTCGTCTGCATAAATATGCATCACTCTTTTCTCAGATGACCTACGAAGAAATGATGATTCTCACAGAGCAACACCTGGAGTCACAT AACGTTACAAAAGGAGCTCGACACAAGATCGCGCTGAGCATACAGAAACTCAGAGAACGCCAGAGCATCCTGAAATCTCTAGAAAAG gatattctggaaGGCGGGAATGTTCGGAATGCTTTACAAGAGCTCCAGCAGATCATCATCACGCCAATCAAAGCTTATGCCCTGCCCACTGCTGCCCAGAAAGAGGTGGAGCCTGGAGTTATACCTGGGGATAAAGCGGCCAATCCTGGCGAAGAGAAGGAAACAGAGGGGTTCCAGACCCACAATCCTCCACCGTGTGATGGAGAGTCTTCTCCTGCACCCATCTCTGATGGAGATATCGCTGGACAATTCACACGCGTGATGGGGAAag TGTGTACACAGTTGTTGGTGTCCAGGCCAGATGAGGAGAATATCAGCTGTTACCTGCAGCTCATAGAGAAATGTCTGACACATGAG GCGTTTACAGAGACGCAGAAGAAGAGGCTGTTGTCATGGAAACAGCAGGTGCTGAAGTTACTCCGCCTCTTCCCGCGGAAAACCATGATGGATAGCGGGGTGTACCGGAgagg GTGGCCGGCATACGGCTCCAACTCTCTGCCCACAGCTGGATCTGTGAGTGCAGGTTTGGGTCGCCGGGGTCAGAGGTCATTCCAGATGCCCCCGCGAGGAGCTCCTCCTCCCGGCCGCTTGGGGCTGATGACTGCTGCTGGTCTGACCGGAGTGTCACCGCGACACGTGCTAGCGAACCCCGCGGCCGTCACTGCACAGGGCCGACAG aaccTGTGGTTTGGGAATCCAGGAGGCAGTAACAGCATGCCGAGTCAGAGCAGAAGTTCTGTTCAGAGGACTCACTCACTTCCTGTGCACACATCTCCACAAACCATGCTCCTGTTCCAACAACAAG AATGCCAAGTTCCAGGGACGGATCTGGAGATCAACCCCACGCTGGAGTCACTGTGCCTCAGCATGACAGAGCATGCCTTAGGGG ATGGAATGGACAGAACATCGAcaatatga